The following proteins come from a genomic window of Larimichthys crocea isolate SSNF chromosome III, L_crocea_2.0, whole genome shotgun sequence:
- the LOC104921289 gene encoding betaine--homocysteine S-methyltransferase 1 encodes MERKQRRGILERLDAGEVVVGDGGYVMQLERRGYVKAGHWTPEAAVEHPEAVRQLHREFLRAGANVLQTFTFYCSEDKLEISGNVTNITGAQINEAACVLAREVANEGDALVTGCVSMTPCYADSHSETKVKAIFKKQMDDFLKKDIDFFIVEFVDHVEEAGWAVEVLKTSGKPVGATLCISPHGDMDGVPPGECAVRLVKAGADIVGVNCHLDPLTCIRTVKLMKEGLQKAGLKAHLMIQPLGFHTPECNLGGYTSLPEYPFALETRAITRWDIHKYTREAYNAGIRYIGGCCGFEPYHIRAIAEELAAERGFLPPASEKHGLWGAALEMHTKPWVRARARREYWENLLPASGRPKCPSMATPADGYETAGI; translated from the exons ATGGAGAGGAAGCAAAGAAGG GGTATCCTGGAGCGCCTGGATGCTGGAGAGGTGGTTGTTGGCGATGGAGGTTATGTGATGCAGCTGGAGAGACGTGGCTACGTGAAGGCAGGACACTGGACACCTGAGGCTGCTGTTGAACATCCTGAAGCAG TGCGGCAGCTGCACAGGGAGTTCCTGAGGGCCGGAGCTAATGTGCTTCAGACGTTCACCTTCTACTGCAGTGAGGATAAGCTGGAGATCAGCGGCAACGTCACTAACATCact GGTGCCCAGATCAATGAAGCCGCCTGTGTCCTGGCCAGGGAGGTAGCCAATGAGGGTGATGCATTGGTCACTGGGTGCGTCTCTATGACTCCATGTTATGCAGATAGTCACAGTGAGACTAAGGTTAAGGCCATCTTTAAGAAGCAGATGGACGACTTCCTCAAAAAGGACATTGATTTCTTTATCGTGGAG TTTGTCGATCATGTGGAAGAGGCAGGCTGGGCAGTGGAAGTGCTGAAGACCAGTGGTAAACCGGTGGGTGCAACGCTGTGCATCTCCCCTCATGGAGACATGGATGGAGTCCCACCTGGAGAGTGCGCTGTCAGGCTGGTCAAAGCTG gaGCTGACATTGTTGGCGTAAACTGCCACTTGGATCCTCTGACGTGCATTCGTACAGTAAAGTTGATGAAAGAAGGATTACAGAAAGCTGGTCTCAAAGCCCATCTCATGATCCAGCCACTGGGCTTCCACACCCCTGAGTGCAACTTAGGGGGATACACTAGCCTGCCTGAATACCCCTTCG CATTGGAGACCAGAGCAATTACCCGCTGGGACATCCATAAATACACCAGAGAGGCTTACAATGCTGGAATTCGCTACATTGGTGGCTGCTGTGGATTTGAGCCTTACCATATCAGAGCTATAGCAGAGGAgctggctgcagagagaggattCCTCCCACCAGCTTCAGAGAAGCATGGACTCTGGGGAGCTGCTCTGGAGATGCACACTAAACCCTGGGTCAGAGCCAG GGCTCGTCGAGAGTACTGGGAAAACCTTTTGCCTGCTTCTGGACGTCCCAAATGCCCTTCCATGGCCACACCGGCCGATGGTTATGAAACAGCTGGAATCTAA